The Neoarius graeffei isolate fNeoGra1 chromosome 12, fNeoGra1.pri, whole genome shotgun sequence genome window below encodes:
- the LOC132894918 gene encoding uncharacterized protein LOC132894918 isoform X1: protein MYADPSPPPPTHGSLQTPPPTHRSIQTPAPPAPTHGSSTPRRDIRDSMFVCILTLLEEVKDAQRNHGRILQALLQDRHNIANPVCSTLEGFPLKMVNEVDCMEEKLANPTFMSELIAAVVDIGGGTVDGATRRMMAFLIDHNLSRQCNFVGRNGKRGFKPLKLFEVIYGALKKNAMTSQITRKDAEKAVSKWLIGSRDRGGNRQARQAREAAPQEI, encoded by the exons ATGTATGCAGACCCCTCCCCCCCTCCACCCACCCACGGGTCTCTGCAGAcccctccacccacccacaggtcTATACAGACCCCTGCACCCCCTGCTCCCACCCACGGGTCTTCAACCCCAAGACGAGACATTCGGGATAGCATGTTTGTTTGCATTTTGACCCTCCTTGAGGAGGTGAAAGACGCACAGAGGAACCATGGGAGGATTCTCCAGGCACTTCTCCAAGATCGACACAACATTGCCAACCCCGTTTGTTCTACTCTAGAGGGTTTCCCCCTCAAGATGGTTAATGAAGTCGACTGCATGGAAGAAAAACTGGCAAACCCCACCTTCATGTCAGAACTG ATTGCAGCTGTGGTGGACATTGGAGGGGGCACTGTTGACGGGGCCACGAGAAGGATGATGGCATTCCTCATTGACCACAACCTATCCAGACAGTGCAACTTTGTGGGGAGAAATGGCAAGAGAGGATTCAAGCCCCTCAAGCTGTTTGAAGTAATTTATG GAGCCTTGAAGAAGAATGCAATGACCAGTCAGATCACCAGAAAGGACGCAGAGAAGGCGGTCTCGAAGTGGCTAATTGGTTCTAGGGACCGGGGGGGCAATCGACAGGCCCGTCAGGCCAGAGAGGCAGCCCCTCAGGAAATTtaa